The following proteins are encoded in a genomic region of Hippocampus zosterae strain Florida chromosome 2, ASM2543408v3, whole genome shotgun sequence:
- the ttll9 gene encoding probable tubulin polyglutamylase TTLL9, whose product MEGRYVVRYKCSQPGPIQDVLRQRPGWIEVKDDSEWDFHWCGVGWLKENLYMEEHVRVNHFRNHYELTRKDFMLKNLKRFKKNLERDTSSMEGSKCDFFPCTFALPNEYHLFVEEFKRNPGSTWIMKPAAKSQGAGIFLFKKLKDIMEWRKHDGTRSEEQKDAAQVESYVAQRYIENPYLLGGRKFDLRVYVMVTSYFPLKAWLYREGFARLSSTRFSLSSIDDKYVHLTNVAVQKTAPDYDPEKGCKWKIQKLRRYLTAKHGRQTVETLFKEMDNIFISSLQSVQKIIINDKHCFELYGYDIMLDENLKPWLIEVNASPSLAPSSQEDYDMKYSLLEDTVNIVDMEGRLTGKEKRVGGFDLVWNDGPVYSEDVDPEIFGCSCLKANTYLGCANDREHQLNSLLKTFPGPKRI is encoded by the exons AT GGAGGGAAGATATGTCGTGCGCTACAAATGCAGTCAGCCTGGTCCCATACAAGATGTCTTGAGACAAAGGCCAGGCTGGATTGAAGTCAAAGA tGATTCTGAGTGGGACTTCCATTGGTGTGGCGTGGGCTGGCTCAAGGAGAATTTGTACATGGAGGAACATGTCAGAGTCAACCATTTTCGGAACCATTATGAG CTGACACGCAAGGACTTCATGCTGAAAAATTTGAAAAGGTTTAAAAAGAATCTTGAAAGGGATACCAGCAGCATGGAGGGCTCCAAATGTGATTTCTTCCCCTGCACCTTTGCGCTGCCAAATGAATATCATCTCTttgtggaggagttcaaaagaaACCCAGGCAGCACCTGGATCATGAAGCCA GCAGCAAAATCTCAAGGGGCAGGCatcttcctttttaaaaaactaaaagacATCATGGAATGGAGGAAG CATGATGGCACCCGCTCGGAGGAGCAGAAAGATGCCGCTCAAGTGGAAAGCTACGTGGCACAACGCTACATTGAAAACCCCTACCTACTTGGCG GGAGGAAGTTTGACCTCCGGGTGTATGTGATGGTTACATCA TATTTTCCCTTGAAGGCGTGGCTATATCGAGAAGGATTTGCTCGCCTCTCAAGCACACGCTTCTCCCTTAGTAGTATTGATGACAAGT ATGTGCATCTCACGAATGTAGCGGTTCAAAAAACAGCACCGGACTATGATCCGGAAAAA GGATGTAAATGGAAGATACAGAAGCTCCGTCGGTATCTGACTGCAAAGCACGGAAGACAGACAGTGGAAACTTTGTTCAAAGAGATGGATAACATCTTCATCAGCAGCCTCCAAAGTGTGCAGAAGATCATTATCAATGACAAACACTGCTTTGAGCTCTACGGCTATGACATTATGTTGGATGAGAACCTCAAACC GTGGTTAATTGAAGTCAATGCTTCGCCGTCACTCGCACCGAGCAGCCAGGAGGATTACGACATGAAGTACAGCCTGCTGGAAGACACTGTGAATATTGTGGACATGGAGGGAAG GTTGACGGGGAAGGAGAAGAGGGTGGGTGGGTTTGATCTCGTGTGGAATGACGGGCCTGTCTACAGTGAGGACGTCGACCCAGAAATATTTGGCTGTTCATGTTTAAAAGCCAACACATACTTGG GGTGTGCAAATGACCGAGAACACCAGCTAAATTCGCTCCTGAAAACATTTCCTGGTCCGAAGAGGATATAA
- the fam217ba gene encoding uncharacterized protein fam217ba isoform X1, with product MGPIIQERAASTTMKRVVSKEKMRVKNTENSGPNTGLKKGKKMKKAVGQMKSGLPGPAQDQIVGTVEQGSQPRSSKLKSGTFRNTNKLASPAEAQDARPQLGQHSSVHRNEERKTHQRMSPCGTELQQNHGGACKNRRALSLPLSPISGLRHMPEHPLTHSPAPIPEALQDPYKVDDSDSASDLSDSERLPVLPSPCTPCTLPNLNLRAEVINSNDFPLDIPGPHGNGDDEDESETPAHCYPDFLPPPFNTWSLRQLAVFLHTEGRGAPRPKPVGALERFLERLLQLEWLQIQTVQAESSRPPGRHARPQAASGHSPRPHTAPSSRLNSPKGPRHSQRAFPYLINPPSPASAAAQVRPLVCPHCHIRYPLCNGSCSAYAYQRHSRLSPLLERKTRPGAPVKRSCSETQEATKEGRNQGAQSGGGAQIPVSPSTGHLRHMQAAGNARKQTRELGSNPNGKGQARKSRVRTNSETDVKKEPSVVKAAGTEKHVLGASKKGAVTAKKLEDWQRTAAGAQAPKTALKRAAKEPRSLSKAPSSGGKTKNVQSAPK from the exons ATGGGTCCCATCATACAAGAGCGCGCAGCATCCACGACAATGAAACGCGTCGTTTCCAAAGAGAAGATGCGCGTCAAAAACACCGAAAATAGCGGACCAAACACAGG TTTAAAGAAGGGTaagaagatgaagaaagcaGTCGGCCAAATGAAAAGTGGCCTGCCGGGACCCGCTCAGGACCAAATCGTGGGAACAGTAGAGCAG GGTTCACAGCCGAGAAGTTCCAAGTTGAAATCTGGCACCTTTCGGAACACAAACAAACTCGCCAG CCCGGCAGAAGCGCAAGATGCAAGACCTCAACTTGGCCAACATTCGAGTGTGCACCGAAATGAGGAAAGGAAAACCCATCAACGGATGTCACCATGCGGCACTGAGCTACAGCAGAATCATGGAGGGGCGTGCAAGAATCGACGCGCACTCTCTCTCCCCCTGTCCCCCATATCAGGCCTCCGACACATGCCGGAGCACCCGCTAACGCATTCCCCAGCCCCTATACCAGAGGCCCTTCAGGACCCCTACAAAGTTGACGACAGCGACAGTGCCAGTGACCTATCTGACTCCGAGAGGCTGCCTGTGCTGCCATCACCTTGTACTCCTTGTACGCTTCCTAATCTAAACCTGCGAGCTGAGGTCATAAACTCGAATGACTTCCCACTGGACATCCCGGGACCTCATGGGAATGGAGATGATGAAGACGAGAGTGAGACACCCGCCCACTGTTACCCGGATTTTCTTCCGCCACCTTTCAACACCTGGAGCCTTAGACAGCTAGCGGTGTTTCTTCATACAGAAGGTCGTGGTGCCCCCAGGCCTAAACCGGTGGGGGCTTTGGAGAGATTCCTCGAGAGACTCCTACAGTTGGAGTGGCTCCAAATTCAAACCGTTCAGGCTGAGAGCAGCCGCCCACCTGGAAGACACGCGAGGCCTCAGGCCGCATCCGGTCACTCACCGAGACCTCATACGGCTCCATCATCTCGACTTAACTCCCCAAAAGGGCCGCGGCACAGCCAGAGAGCCTTCCCATATTTGATCAATCCGCCGTCACCAGCGTCCGCTGCCGCACAGGTCCGCCCGTTAGTTTGCCCACATTGTCACATTCGCTACCCTTTGTGCAACGGGAGTTGTTCCGCCTACGCGTACCAGCGCCACTCGCGTCTCAGCCCACTGCTGGAGCGTAAAACCAGACCGGGGGCGCCTGTGAAGAGGAGCTGCAGCGAAACGCAAGAAGCCACCAAAGAAGGGAGGAACCAAGGAGCACAAAGCGGAGGTGGAGCCCAGATCCCAGTGAGCCCCTCAACAGGCCATCTTAGGCACATGCAAGCTGCAGGCAATGCTCGAAAACAAACCCGGGAATTGGGATCAAACCCAAACGGTAAAGGTCAGGCGAGGAAAAGTCGAGTTCGAACCAACTCTGAGACCGATGTTAAGAAGGAACCCAGTGTGGTTAAAGCGGCAGGTACCGAGAAACATGTTTTAGGGGCAAGTAAGAAAGGGGCCGTCACCGCAAAGAAACTAGAAGACTGGCAGAGGACGGCGGCAGGAGCTCAGGCACCCAAGACCGCCTTGAAAAGAGCTGCAAAAGAGCCACGGTCTCTTTCGAAAGCGCCCTCTagtggtggaaaaacaaaaaatgtccaatCTGCTCCCAAGTAA
- the fam217ba gene encoding protein FAM217B isoform X2 yields the protein MKKAVGQMKSGLPGPAQDQIVGTVEQGSQPRSSKLKSGTFRNTNKLASPAEAQDARPQLGQHSSVHRNEERKTHQRMSPCGTELQQNHGGACKNRRALSLPLSPISGLRHMPEHPLTHSPAPIPEALQDPYKVDDSDSASDLSDSERLPVLPSPCTPCTLPNLNLRAEVINSNDFPLDIPGPHGNGDDEDESETPAHCYPDFLPPPFNTWSLRQLAVFLHTEGRGAPRPKPVGALERFLERLLQLEWLQIQTVQAESSRPPGRHARPQAASGHSPRPHTAPSSRLNSPKGPRHSQRAFPYLINPPSPASAAAQVRPLVCPHCHIRYPLCNGSCSAYAYQRHSRLSPLLERKTRPGAPVKRSCSETQEATKEGRNQGAQSGGGAQIPVSPSTGHLRHMQAAGNARKQTRELGSNPNGKGQARKSRVRTNSETDVKKEPSVVKAAGTEKHVLGASKKGAVTAKKLEDWQRTAAGAQAPKTALKRAAKEPRSLSKAPSSGGKTKNVQSAPK from the exons atgaagaaagcaGTCGGCCAAATGAAAAGTGGCCTGCCGGGACCCGCTCAGGACCAAATCGTGGGAACAGTAGAGCAG GGTTCACAGCCGAGAAGTTCCAAGTTGAAATCTGGCACCTTTCGGAACACAAACAAACTCGCCAG CCCGGCAGAAGCGCAAGATGCAAGACCTCAACTTGGCCAACATTCGAGTGTGCACCGAAATGAGGAAAGGAAAACCCATCAACGGATGTCACCATGCGGCACTGAGCTACAGCAGAATCATGGAGGGGCGTGCAAGAATCGACGCGCACTCTCTCTCCCCCTGTCCCCCATATCAGGCCTCCGACACATGCCGGAGCACCCGCTAACGCATTCCCCAGCCCCTATACCAGAGGCCCTTCAGGACCCCTACAAAGTTGACGACAGCGACAGTGCCAGTGACCTATCTGACTCCGAGAGGCTGCCTGTGCTGCCATCACCTTGTACTCCTTGTACGCTTCCTAATCTAAACCTGCGAGCTGAGGTCATAAACTCGAATGACTTCCCACTGGACATCCCGGGACCTCATGGGAATGGAGATGATGAAGACGAGAGTGAGACACCCGCCCACTGTTACCCGGATTTTCTTCCGCCACCTTTCAACACCTGGAGCCTTAGACAGCTAGCGGTGTTTCTTCATACAGAAGGTCGTGGTGCCCCCAGGCCTAAACCGGTGGGGGCTTTGGAGAGATTCCTCGAGAGACTCCTACAGTTGGAGTGGCTCCAAATTCAAACCGTTCAGGCTGAGAGCAGCCGCCCACCTGGAAGACACGCGAGGCCTCAGGCCGCATCCGGTCACTCACCGAGACCTCATACGGCTCCATCATCTCGACTTAACTCCCCAAAAGGGCCGCGGCACAGCCAGAGAGCCTTCCCATATTTGATCAATCCGCCGTCACCAGCGTCCGCTGCCGCACAGGTCCGCCCGTTAGTTTGCCCACATTGTCACATTCGCTACCCTTTGTGCAACGGGAGTTGTTCCGCCTACGCGTACCAGCGCCACTCGCGTCTCAGCCCACTGCTGGAGCGTAAAACCAGACCGGGGGCGCCTGTGAAGAGGAGCTGCAGCGAAACGCAAGAAGCCACCAAAGAAGGGAGGAACCAAGGAGCACAAAGCGGAGGTGGAGCCCAGATCCCAGTGAGCCCCTCAACAGGCCATCTTAGGCACATGCAAGCTGCAGGCAATGCTCGAAAACAAACCCGGGAATTGGGATCAAACCCAAACGGTAAAGGTCAGGCGAGGAAAAGTCGAGTTCGAACCAACTCTGAGACCGATGTTAAGAAGGAACCCAGTGTGGTTAAAGCGGCAGGTACCGAGAAACATGTTTTAGGGGCAAGTAAGAAAGGGGCCGTCACCGCAAAGAAACTAGAAGACTGGCAGAGGACGGCGGCAGGAGCTCAGGCACCCAAGACCGCCTTGAAAAGAGCTGCAAAAGAGCCACGGTCTCTTTCGAAAGCGCCCTCTagtggtggaaaaacaaaaaatgtccaatCTGCTCCCAAGTAA
- the ppp1r3da gene encoding protein phosphatase 1, regulatory subunit 3Da has protein sequence MDRGWFIGQEKILPTTSEQETHLPSASRLLSKPCMAINLNDLLRQVKSDVEKKPIPIRPPGPRVPPPSIRDVHTLLCEPVPKSIIRQRSQSLPPTTEKRRKCRHFGVRFIDSLGLDLENIKFFKSGDEPSVPHHVSFRLLMAAELADGNHLEISLPYLQPLFDQHTGDHPGFLHRLLKHKVCLERVLCFEFGVIGIAQVLNLDFEKDVTARYSFTEWKSCAETKASWISTSSKMCEGGSQLTCDVFRFHLPVPPFLQPGALLEFAIKYKVCGVEYWDNNFGENYKLLCHHYKHTVPKECEDSMVHFF, from the coding sequence ATGGACAGAGGGTGGTTTATTGGACAAGAGAAGATTTTGCCGACAACATCTGAACAGGAGACACATTTGCCAAGTGCTTCTAGATTATTGTCAAAGCCCTGTATGGCCATCAATCTGAATGACTTGCTGCGACAAGTAAAAAGTGATGTGGAGAAGAAGCCGATTCCTATCCGTCCACCAGGTCCTCGAGTGCCACCGCCAAGCATTCGGGACGTCCACACTCTATTATGTGAACCTGTACCAAAATCCATCATCCGTCAACGCTCACAGTCTCTGCCACCTACcacagaaaagagaagaaaatgcagACATTTTGGTGTACGATTTATTGACTCTCTGGGCCTTGATCTGGAGAATATCAAGTTTTTCAAATCCGGAGATGAACCATCCGTACCACATCACGTCAGTTTTAGATTGCTGATGGCTGCAGAGTTGGCCGATGGAAACCATTTGGAGATATCCTTGCCTTACTTACAGCCACTTTTTGACCAACACACCGGCGATCATCCAGGATTTTTGCATCGTCTTCTCAAGCACAAAGTGTGTCTCGAGAGAGTCCTATGTTTTGAATTCGGTGTGATCGGAATTGCCCAAGTGCTGAATCTGGATTTTGAGAAAGACGTAACTGCTCGCTATTCATTTACAGAGTGGAAGAGCTGTGCAGAAACTAAGGCCTCATGGATCTCTACTAGCTCAAAGATGTGTGAAGGAGGAAGTCAACTCACTTGTGATGTGTTCCGTTTCCACTTGCCTGTCCCTCCATTCCTGCAGCCTGGGGCTCTGTTAGAATTTGCCATCAAGTACAAGGTTTGTGGAGTTGAATACTGGGACAataattttggagaaaattacaAGTTACTTTGCCATCACTACAAGCACACTGTCCCCAAAGAATGTGAGGATAGCATGGTTCACTTTTTTTAG
- the sycp2 gene encoding synaptonemal complex protein 2, producing MDFELEKAITDALKSRNLTALRGFLQNNTNEALKCSAQFLKKLDDLITWSLDEKNFNAACVAFAVLHNCGRNLKFPTGSQGISGIIDQGLIQKMFQWLNKCKQLWIQHGPQRDKSLCILSQDFFDAVTMIHKASNEAMVGIQSFMYSVGQLVNDARVCIIVRKEAIYALNIILKKITVSPEKETILTSQEASDLMMNLAGQIMQCGDYDLQVALIEVLFRMTTPDRRKKLAAHWFSTAQVACAFDQIHPSEFEADCRTFLTFVNGLQGDRRRVKSYPCLEVYLDNFKLLKPADDKLDQFWIDFNLDSQSISFYFSFADEKSPAGLWDSISVPENEIHSYTVTAKGTKQILQLQLCEVVIASSVKGSRITISFCSTLDILQTVCCIYGQKKNKSAVGKASSVFKKLKILIEENKSKESFVPESQVSLGDCDENTASCLGTAQQTSLQIPASGMHSGLTAFRDNSSKGGIHQSNSPAENKGKPSLEMCRTSDKNKSAYLAERKTADETFKILRTVQNIPVIREPQRRLAGQRTDQSQEGSVVPDTQPLTERNTGQRNKPSLSKILKRQPPKKNPLPNSEQCSNVAKKQERPLSAQVATGSSKGKQIHSKPTRHLQQNLKEKNPGGSKDLELHIPKELQPQGKRHDETKSRGRQSLVAASTEASTSRKERHSNNKGAKEAIDNMVKFISNHYSKTNQCNEKVGSIHQRWIPPNTSSLLSTGKKDTQAKEVTKYHSKITSNCPNKRNDVFEFGIDEEFTIGEVQNTFLGKCATSSKDIHDSSVNLTASSRKQQGTKEKHNGRKHLVSGRDDTNSADVSWLRESSEKAKLKMTYARNQPIISKTFQPHNSKKFPVVHQNTPKHGKSNARLNKKVMEVSKNDIPETGSVPFSGRPRRSTALGKTYKEPDTDESLSESEKPQATKQAREIPQPNKSSVTKGHAQQQTPKCPHPNHKTPASSTERMRFSDMSTQTPDLAFSPLVNLPLSSSSKAKSMNQLSSPPLSVSPLLTPPKRSPISASSHSQLSGATMNPELNYSLSQESAVSQVSLSLSFTIGVQQRTFASQAVCQKTEKTPQSNQDSPDTLASGPSRKRHISLSSNSEEKERPKRKRLPSMKPRVLFNSCAEENIEGEMTTSFSVMTNHVDTDWANGEMDLQDLELPDVRVNLSNLSPQLTSKLKTKFQIPNGFKLMDSYSKENMKTVEQHISSLSTQLHKHRTQKFEDVKNVFLQEIHNLEQGKAMLNSMEKNLNICLERQRTFFQSYHEQETKSIEVLRRTLNDMRSSPEYEEPLFMSQMAQLKKDMKSIQERLLRTMHEEALEGLRRGLRAWVLVD from the exons ATGGACTTCGAG ttggaGAAAGCAATCACTGATGCACTGAAGAGCAGAAATCTGACAGCTCTGAGAGGATTTctgcaaaacaacacaaatgaagCACTCAAATGTTCTGCACAGTTTCTCAAGAAATTGGATGATCTTATCACTTGG agcttggatgaaaaaaatttcAATGCTGCCTGTGTAGCCTTTGCGGTCCTGCATAATTGTGGGAGGAATCTGAAATTTCCCACAGGCAGTCAAGGAATATCAGGAATAATAGATCAAGGCTTGATCCAGAAG ATGTTTCAGTGGTTGAACAAATGCAAGCAACTGTGGATTCAGCACGGCCCACAAAGGGATAAATCCTTGTGCATCCTGTCACAGGACTTCTTTGATGCTGTAACG ATGATCCATAAGGCATCCAACGAAG caATGGTGGGAATCCAATCCTTCATGTATTCTGTCGGCCAGTTGGTAAACGATGCCAGAGTTTGCATCATCGTCAGAAAAGAG GCAATTTATGCATTGaacatcattttgaaaaaaatcacagtgtcACCTGAAAAGGAAACAATCCTGACCTCACAGGAAGCTTCAGATCTGAT GATGAACCTGGCTGGTCAGATAATGCAGTGTGGGG ATTACGATTTACAGGTTGCTCTGATTGAGGTATTATTCCGAATGACCACCCCTGACCGGAGAAAGAAGCTGGCGGCCCACTGGTTCAGCACAGCTCAAGTAGCCTGTGCCTTTGACCAAATCCACCCTTCAGAGTTTGAGGCG GATTGTCGAACGTTTCTGACCTTCGTGAATGGATTACAGGGAGACAGGCGAAG AGTGAAGTCGTACCCATGCTTAGAGGTGTATCTGGACAATTTTAAG CTTTTGAAACCTGCTGACGACAAACTTGACCAATTCTGGATTGACTTCAATCTTGACAGCCAaagcatttctttttatttctcattTGCTGATGAAAAGTCTCCG GCAGGTCTTTGGGATTCAATCAGTGTCCCAGAGAATGAAATTCACAGCTACACTGTTACAG CGAAGGGAACAAAACAAATTTTACAGTTACAGCTGTGTGAAGTGGTCATAGCAAGTAGCGTCAAAGGATCAAGGATCACCATCAGCTTCTGCTCGACGTTGGACATCCTGCAGACTGTTTGTTGCATCTatggacaaaaaaagaacaaa AGCGCAGTGGGAAAGGCATCCTCTGTCTTCAAGAAACTTAAGATTCTCATTGAAGAGAATAAGTCTAAG GAGAGTTTTGTCCCAGAGAGTCAGGTGTCCCTTGGCGACTGTGATGAGAACACTGCCTCATGTCTTGGAACTGCGCAGCAAACATCTTTACAA ATCCCAGCCAGTGGGATGCATTCTGGGTTGACCGCCTTCAGAGACAACAGTTCAAAAGGGGGCATACATCAATCAA ACAGTCCAGCCGAGAACAAAGGGAAACCATCTCTGGAGATGTGTCGTACTTCTGATAAAAACAAGAGTGCTTACCTGGCGGAACGAAAGACCGCTGATGAAACCTTCAAAATTCTCAGGACAGTGCAG AACATACCGGTAATAAGAGAACCACAAAGAAGGCTAGCGGGACAGAGGACAGACCAGTCTCAGG AGGGTTCTGTTGTGCCTGACACACAGCCTTTAACTGAGAGAAACAC GGGTCAGAGGAATAAACCCTCACTTTCGAAAATACTCAAAAGgcaaccacccaaaaaaaatcctctgccAAATTCTG AACAATGTTCAAATGTCGCAAAGAAGCAAGAGCGCCCCTTATCTGCCCAAGTGGCTACAGGCTCGAGTAAGGGAAAGCAGATCCATAGCAAACCTACTCGGCACCTGCAACAG aacttgaaagaaaaaaatcctggtGGCTCAAAAGATTTGGAGCTGCATATTCCCAAAGAGCTACAACCCCAGGGGAAACGACATGACGAAACAAAGAGCAGAGGCAGGCAATCTTTGGTGGCAGCTTCAACTGAGGCATCTACATCCCGCAAGGAAAGACATTCAAATAATAAG GGAGCTAAGGAGGCTATAGACAACATGGTGAAATTCATCTCAAACCATTATAGCAAGACTAATCAATGCAATGAGAAAGTTGGAAGCATACATCAGCGCTGGATTCCACCTAACACCAGCAG TTTGCTTTCCACTGGTAAA AAAGATACACAAGCAAAAGAGGTAACCAAATACCACAGTAAGATCACATCAAACTGTCCAAACAAAAG AAATGATGTTTTCGAATTTGGCATTGATGAAGAATTCACCATTGGG gAAGTGCAGAATACATTCCTTGGCAAATGTGCCACATCAAGCAA AGATATCCATGACTCTTCAGTGAACCTTACCGCATCCAGCAGAAAACAACAGGGAACAAAA GAGAAGCATAATGGAAGGAAGCATCTCGTCAGTGGCAGAGACGATACCAATTCCGCAGATGTCAGCTGGCTGAGAGAGTCAAGCGAGAAAGCCAAACTCAAAATGACATATGCCAGAAATCAACCAATCATATCCAAAACATTTCAGCCTCATAATTCAA AGAAATTCCCGGTTGTGCACCAAAACACCCCAAAACATGGAAAAAGCAATGCAAGACTCAACAAG AAGGTAATGGAAGTGTCAAAGAATGACATTCCAGAAACTGGCAGCGTACCCTTCAGTGGCAGACCCCGGCGAAGTACGGCCTTAGGCAAGACCTATAAAGAGCCAGACACAGATGAGAGCCTGTCAGAATCTGAGAAGCCTCAAGCAACCAAG CAGGCACGTGAAATTCCTCAACCAAACAAGTCCAGTGTCACAAAAGGTCATGCCCAACAACAGACGCCAAAGTGTCCTCATCCTAACCACAAGACCCCCGCTTCCTCCACCGAGAGGATGCGAT TCTCTGACATGTCCACCCAGACCCCGGATTTGGCCTTCTCCCCTCTTGTCAACCTACCACTGTCTTCCTCATCAAAGGCG AAAAGTATGAACCAGCTCTCTTCACCTCCACTGTCCGTTTCGCCCCTGTTGACACCCCCAAAGCGGTCCCCCATTTCCGCTTCTTCCCATTCACAATTATCCGGAGCCACCATGAATCCTGAGTTAAATTACAGCTTGAGTCAGGAATCTGCTGTTTCTCAGGTTTCCCTCAGTCTGTCTTTTACCATTGGAGTTCAGCAAAGGACATTTGCCTCACAGGCTGTTTGTCAGAAAACAGAA aaaacaccacaatcaAATCAAGATTCTCCTGATACTCTTGCCTCAG GACCCAGTCGGAAGCGCCACATCTCCCTGTCCAGTAATTCTGAGGAGAAAGAGAGACCAAAAAGAAAGCGCCTACCGAGCATGAAACCTCGTGTGCTATTCAACTCgt GTGCTGAGGAGAACATCGAAGGTGAGATGACCACCTCCTTCTCGGTGATGACAAATCACGTGGACACAGATTGGGCGAATGGAGAGATGGACTTGCAGGATTTAGAGTTACCGGATGTACGAGTTAACCTGAGTAATCTGTCCCCACAACTCACCTCCAAACTAAAGACAAAGTTCCAG attcCGAACGGCTTTAAGTTAATGGACAGTTATTCCAAGGAGAACATGAAGACGGTCGAGCAACACATCTCCTCTCTCAGCACGCAACTTCACAAACACAG GACTCAGAAGTTTGAAGATGTCAAGAATGTCTTTCTGCAAGAGATCCACAATCTGGAGCAAGGGAAGGCTATGCTTAATAGCATGGAGAAAAACCTGAAT